A part of Maridesulfovibrio hydrothermalis AM13 = DSM 14728 genomic DNA contains:
- the rnr gene encoding ribonuclease R gives MGKKRRSKNPGMIKPYEAMNIFKASKKPLSAGELEKRLGLTKRHRKFVKDILKGLIKTGKIIKIGSTYGVVEKMNMVTGKLQVQRSGVAFVLPEEKGRKDIFVHPKNMRDAWHGDRVTVAITGEHWGGKREEGRVVRVLERGKQVFPVRVVRPMGGTALLCNPTDSRLDFGIVVEPDKHVPDEPLLDDDGNEIFPVKGAASQPPVDFSKVSRGDILLVAPGEQLNPTLWEGRVLKFLGQEDDVLVQEAIVKANHGVPSEFPAKVLAQADALPDEPGEEDFADREDMRDIAFVTIDGATAKDFDDAVHVEEIKGGYRLRVAIADVSHYVAMESPMDREALKRGNSYYFPKSVEPMFPEALSNGLCSLNPNVDRLAMTATIDFNKAGEPQSSSFTAAVIKSHARLTYDDVYEAVIEGNEEERAKIADVVPMLEVAEKLARKINARRKGRGSLEFDLPEPEILFNLQGRTVDIKPRCRNFAHQIIEEFMIAANEAVAEFLTEKEIGCLYRVHPGPDSEKLTNLFKVLKKMGISQQIPDPVTPQALQQVLQGSVGSDQEFLISRLMIRSMKQAKYEPVNEGHFGLASDCYSHFTSPIRRYADLVVHRLLKVALGDTHQAIPGQKQLVRIGSDLSGRERVAMEAEREILKRLTLIFLKDKVGENFTGIISSMSDFGFWVEFQEVMAEGMLRLSRLDDDYYTFWSDRQLIVGERTGKAFRMGQKIVVRLEAVSLEMLQADLSLVEGGEDYKKFV, from the coding sequence GTGGGAAAAAAAAGAAGATCAAAGAATCCCGGAATGATTAAGCCGTATGAGGCTATGAATATATTTAAAGCAAGTAAAAAACCTTTGTCTGCCGGAGAGCTTGAAAAACGTCTGGGACTTACTAAAAGACACCGCAAGTTTGTTAAAGATATTTTAAAAGGACTGATAAAAACTGGTAAAATTATCAAAATAGGCAGCACTTACGGTGTTGTGGAAAAGATGAATATGGTTACCGGAAAGCTTCAGGTGCAGCGTTCCGGCGTAGCTTTTGTGCTGCCTGAAGAGAAGGGGCGCAAGGATATTTTTGTTCATCCTAAAAATATGCGTGATGCATGGCATGGCGACAGGGTCACGGTCGCAATTACTGGCGAACATTGGGGCGGTAAAAGAGAAGAGGGGCGCGTCGTTCGCGTTCTGGAGCGTGGCAAGCAGGTTTTTCCGGTACGTGTTGTCCGGCCTATGGGTGGTACTGCGCTATTGTGTAATCCGACTGATTCTCGGCTCGATTTCGGTATTGTGGTTGAACCTGATAAGCATGTGCCGGATGAGCCGCTTCTGGATGACGATGGTAATGAAATTTTTCCGGTCAAAGGTGCAGCGAGTCAACCTCCGGTCGATTTTTCAAAGGTTTCCAGAGGAGATATTCTGCTGGTTGCACCCGGTGAGCAGCTTAATCCCACGCTTTGGGAAGGGCGGGTATTGAAATTTCTCGGTCAGGAAGATGATGTTCTGGTGCAGGAAGCAATTGTTAAGGCAAATCACGGCGTTCCATCTGAATTTCCGGCAAAAGTGCTGGCGCAGGCTGATGCGTTACCGGATGAACCGGGAGAGGAAGATTTTGCAGACCGCGAGGATATGCGCGACATTGCTTTTGTCACCATTGACGGGGCTACTGCTAAGGATTTTGATGACGCCGTGCATGTGGAGGAAATCAAAGGCGGTTATCGCCTGCGGGTGGCAATAGCAGATGTAAGCCATTATGTTGCAATGGAATCTCCTATGGACCGTGAGGCCCTGAAGCGCGGGAATTCATACTATTTTCCGAAGTCTGTGGAGCCTATGTTTCCTGAAGCACTCAGTAACGGTCTTTGCAGCCTTAATCCAAACGTGGACCGGCTGGCAATGACTGCAACTATTGATTTTAATAAAGCCGGCGAGCCGCAATCTTCATCGTTCACCGCAGCGGTAATTAAGAGTCACGCGCGTCTTACTTATGATGATGTTTATGAGGCTGTTATTGAGGGGAACGAAGAGGAGCGGGCAAAAATAGCCGATGTTGTTCCTATGCTTGAAGTTGCTGAGAAGCTGGCCCGTAAAATCAATGCCCGCCGCAAAGGGCGCGGCAGTCTTGAATTTGATTTGCCGGAGCCGGAAATCCTTTTTAATCTACAGGGCAGAACTGTTGATATCAAGCCTCGCTGCCGCAACTTTGCTCACCAGATAATCGAAGAGTTCATGATCGCAGCAAACGAAGCCGTTGCAGAATTTCTGACTGAAAAAGAGATAGGCTGTCTGTACCGTGTCCATCCCGGACCTGATTCGGAGAAGCTTACCAACTTATTTAAAGTTCTTAAAAAAATGGGCATCAGTCAGCAGATTCCTGATCCGGTGACGCCGCAAGCCTTGCAGCAGGTTTTGCAAGGTTCTGTCGGTTCAGATCAGGAATTTCTGATCAGCAGACTTATGATACGCTCTATGAAACAGGCGAAGTATGAGCCTGTTAACGAAGGTCATTTCGGGTTGGCATCTGATTGCTACAGCCATTTCACCTCGCCCATCAGGCGTTACGCAGACCTTGTTGTACACAGGCTTTTAAAAGTCGCACTCGGTGATACTCATCAGGCTATCCCGGGGCAAAAGCAACTGGTTAGAATCGGTTCTGATTTGAGTGGCCGTGAACGTGTTGCTATGGAAGCAGAGCGTGAGATATTAAAACGGCTGACTCTGATATTTCTTAAAGATAAGGTTGGCGAAAACTTCACCGGAATTATTTCCTCTATGTCCGATTTCGGGTTCTGGGTGGAATTTCAAGAAGTAATGGCCGAAGGCATGCTCAGGTTATCCAGACTGGATGATGATTATTACACATTCTGGTCGGATCGACAGCTTATTGTGGGCGAACGTACCGGAAAAGCTTTTCGTATGGGGCAGAAAATTGTGGTCAGGCTTGAAGCCGTAAGCCTTGAAATGCTGCAGGCGGATCTGTCTTTGGTGGAAGGTGGAGAGGATTATAAAAAATTTGTTTAG
- a CDS encoding LexA family transcriptional regulator: MQSKDFDSFFERLRKHTDISTQAQLARELGVGRAAVSLVKKKGAIPPRWILELSVRYNLDSNWLESGVGAARPEDSAEEFAGEFSRIPKVAARLSAGGGSFETGGEVEGYFAFRTDWISSKGNPSDMVLMEVYGNSMEPELKEGDIVLLDQSKHNILAGGIYAIGVEDTVMVKRVEKRPGQVVLHSDNTDYSPIFLGGDELENVRVLGRVVWVSREYH; this comes from the coding sequence ATGCAAAGTAAAGATTTTGATTCGTTTTTTGAGAGACTCCGGAAACATACTGATATTTCAACTCAGGCCCAGCTGGCCCGTGAACTGGGTGTCGGACGCGCGGCAGTCTCGCTTGTAAAAAAGAAAGGAGCGATTCCTCCGCGCTGGATTCTCGAACTTTCGGTGCGTTACAACCTCGATTCAAACTGGCTTGAATCCGGTGTAGGCGCGGCCCGTCCTGAAGACAGCGCAGAAGAGTTTGCAGGAGAATTTTCAAGAATTCCAAAGGTCGCGGCGCGTTTGTCAGCCGGAGGCGGGTCTTTTGAGACGGGCGGTGAAGTAGAAGGTTACTTTGCTTTCCGTACGGACTGGATCAGCAGCAAAGGAAACCCTTCTGATATGGTGCTGATGGAAGTTTACGGAAACAGTATGGAGCCGGAACTTAAGGAAGGGGATATAGTCCTGCTTGACCAGTCGAAGCACAATATCCTTGCCGGAGGAATCTATGCCATCGGCGTTGAGGATACTGTGATGGTAAAAAGAGTTGAAAAGCGGCCCGGACAGGTGGTTTTGCATAGCGATAATACAGATTATTCACCTATTTTTCTTGGCGGGGACGAGCTTGAAAATGTGAGGGTGCTTGGCAGGGTGGTCTGGGTTTCCCGTGAGTACCATTAG
- a CDS encoding UPF0489 family protein, translating to MGDWIVDFQGRNHSTAIKLNFLYRYENIFIMDNHRAALWCWLECLEKENNLNLFHVDRHYDALFSPQDYEHFPHDHFENISISEYLACGYDNEFFAVTPLFRWDNYLGLFVEKYRSKIDSWSFATHGKGAAPHAVSYTAYEPWEFPVAIGELSGNWIFNLDLDYYFGRMGSGQMGRLFTDEYIRDWGSSLRKSLDDGVIKVLTISMSPECTGGWDGAERALSVLTGGLGIEFTLPG from the coding sequence ATGGGAGATTGGATTGTAGATTTTCAAGGGCGTAATCATTCTACAGCCATCAAGCTTAATTTTCTCTACCGGTATGAAAATATATTTATCATGGATAATCATCGCGCTGCCTTGTGGTGCTGGCTGGAATGTCTGGAAAAGGAAAATAATCTGAATCTTTTTCATGTGGACAGGCATTATGACGCTCTTTTTTCACCGCAGGATTATGAGCATTTTCCTCATGATCACTTTGAAAATATCAGCATTAGTGAATATCTGGCTTGCGGCTACGACAATGAATTTTTTGCAGTGACTCCGCTTTTTCGCTGGGATAATTACCTTGGCCTGTTTGTTGAAAAGTATCGCAGTAAAATAGACTCCTGGTCTTTTGCCACTCATGGAAAAGGAGCTGCGCCACACGCGGTCAGTTACACTGCTTATGAGCCTTGGGAGTTTCCGGTTGCGATCGGCGAGCTTTCAGGTAATTGGATTTTTAATTTAGATCTTGATTATTATTTCGGGCGCATGGGGAGCGGGCAGATGGGGCGGCTCTTTACTGATGAATACATCAGAGACTGGGGAAGCTCCCTGCGCAAGTCGCTTGATGATGGAGTCATCAAAGTGCTGACCATTAGCATGAGTCCTGAATGCACTGGCGGCTGGGATGGTGCCGAGCGGGCTTTATCCGTTCTGACCGGAGGACTTGGAATTGAGTTTACGCTTCCCGGATAA
- the lpxK gene encoding tetraacyldisaccharide 4'-kinase: MSLLTTMQNILSPVLTPISKGYSAVMKRRAAGYENGRHERFEPLCPCISVGNIGSGGSGKTPLADWLLKWAEAEGMRAVLLTRGYGATPLSLPYLVKADSPVTEAGDEPLMLADANPAARVVVDPVRKRSGKWATDEFNPDLMLLDDGFQHMAVRRDLDFVLMTPDDFTTGWNKVIPRGTWRESKAALARADVFFVKSAPADFNLMRELVEQKLRKFRKPVFQFELKAMGLKLLGGSKRLEFGSDEYLLFAGIGSPALLLNDACIYMGRKPAGFMEFKDHHAYSAQDVEHIRNRASAVKAKKIICTPKDAVKLNALGCDDFYVIDLELVFTESIFFEENDLKFFRAGNSGRCGFDKWWTKEILEEAFGKKSDLINCVNK; this comes from the coding sequence ATGTCACTGCTGACCACAATGCAGAATATTTTAAGTCCCGTTCTGACTCCCATATCAAAAGGGTACAGTGCGGTTATGAAGCGTCGCGCTGCGGGCTATGAAAACGGTAGACACGAGCGGTTTGAGCCGCTCTGTCCGTGTATTTCGGTTGGAAATATAGGGTCCGGCGGCAGTGGTAAGACCCCTCTTGCAGACTGGCTTTTAAAATGGGCAGAAGCTGAGGGGATGAGAGCTGTGCTGCTTACCCGCGGTTACGGAGCAACTCCTTTGAGTCTGCCTTATCTGGTAAAGGCTGACAGTCCTGTGACTGAGGCTGGAGATGAACCGTTGATGCTCGCTGATGCCAATCCGGCGGCGCGGGTGGTTGTTGATCCTGTGCGAAAGCGTTCCGGTAAGTGGGCGACTGATGAATTCAATCCCGATTTGATGCTGCTTGATGACGGTTTTCAGCATATGGCAGTACGGCGTGATCTTGATTTTGTGCTCATGACTCCAGATGATTTTACGACTGGCTGGAATAAGGTTATTCCTCGCGGTACTTGGCGGGAAAGCAAGGCTGCCTTGGCGCGGGCAGATGTTTTTTTTGTGAAAAGTGCTCCGGCTGACTTTAATTTAATGCGGGAATTAGTAGAACAGAAACTTAGAAAATTCAGAAAGCCTGTTTTTCAGTTTGAACTCAAAGCGATGGGGTTAAAATTGCTCGGCGGTAGCAAGCGACTGGAATTCGGCAGTGACGAGTATTTGCTCTTTGCCGGAATCGGCAGTCCTGCACTGCTTTTAAATGACGCATGTATTTATATGGGAAGAAAGCCTGCCGGATTTATGGAATTTAAAGACCATCACGCTTATTCAGCACAAGATGTGGAGCATATTCGCAACAGAGCATCTGCCGTTAAGGCTAAAAAAATCATATGTACCCCGAAAGATGCCGTTAAGCTTAATGCACTTGGCTGTGATGATTTTTATGTGATAGATTTGGAGCTTGTTTTTACAGAATCTATTTTTTTTGAAGAAAATGATTTAAAATTTTTTAGGGCAGGTAATTCAGGCCGGTGCGGATTTGATAAGTGGTGGACCAAGGAAATTTTAGAGGAAGCGTTTGGAAAAAAGTCTGATTTAATTAACTGTGTAAATAAATAA
- a CDS encoding Bax inhibitor-1/YccA family protein — MSRFGTAGSVSARPEVLNAFMRGIYSWMSVGLLATAAVAWATLSTPAVMGLVLSQNPETGAVGPTMLFWGALIAEIGLVFYLSARISKLSASAATGLFMAYSALNGLTISVILIAYTTASIFQTFLVTAGMFGAMSIYGLTTKRDLVGMGAFMMMGLFGIIIASVVNFFMQSSALNFAISVIGVLVFAGLTAYDSQKLKDMGEMIPADDETAVRRGTIMGALTLYLDFINMFIFLLRLMGNRE, encoded by the coding sequence TCAGTGCGAGACCGGAAGTCCTTAACGCCTTTATGCGCGGTATTTACAGCTGGATGAGCGTTGGACTGCTTGCCACAGCGGCTGTCGCATGGGCAACTCTTTCCACTCCTGCTGTTATGGGACTGGTTCTGTCTCAGAACCCCGAAACCGGAGCTGTCGGACCGACTATGCTTTTCTGGGGAGCACTGATCGCAGAAATCGGACTGGTTTTTTATCTCAGTGCCCGTATTTCAAAACTTTCCGCCAGCGCAGCAACAGGGCTGTTCATGGCTTACAGCGCACTTAACGGATTGACCATATCTGTCATTCTGATTGCCTACACCACAGCATCCATTTTTCAGACCTTCCTTGTTACTGCGGGTATGTTCGGGGCAATGTCTATCTACGGCCTGACCACCAAGCGTGACCTTGTAGGCATGGGCGCATTCATGATGATGGGCCTGTTCGGTATTATCATCGCTTCTGTTGTAAACTTTTTTATGCAGAGTTCTGCTTTGAATTTTGCCATTTCCGTTATCGGCGTATTGGTTTTTGCAGGTCTTACCGCCTACGATTCCCAGAAGCTTAAGGATATGGGCGAAATGATCCCCGCGGATGATGAAACTGCTGTCAGACGCGGAACTATTATGGGCGCACTGACACTCTATCTCGATTTTATCAATATGTTTATCTTCCTGCTCCGCCTCATGGGCAACCGCGAATAA
- a CDS encoding substrate-binding periplasmic protein, translating to MRSLKIIIFVAPFLLLTTLFSANESNAGKVITFASYKIPMLVENESEGILSEIIQTACKRLNVVPHIKIYPPKRALKSFYNQKVEGIFPSLDIPDSKNAYKTIPIHHKTAFAFTVKSKTPPANISELKGLIIGLTRGYSYPKSITENPLIKVDWADSFPASLNKLLLGRIDCFIGDPDITIKVIQKMHLQLSYNLKHPLFKEPAVIAFQRTPKGAMQAKDFNRVLKNMEKDGTMAKIKFRLLDVAHLNP from the coding sequence ATGAGATCACTGAAAATCATCATCTTCGTAGCTCCATTTTTGTTGCTGACTACACTTTTTTCTGCAAACGAAAGCAATGCCGGAAAGGTCATCACGTTTGCCAGTTATAAAATACCCATGCTTGTTGAAAATGAATCTGAAGGTATTCTAAGTGAAATAATTCAGACCGCATGCAAAAGACTGAATGTTGTTCCACATATCAAAATATACCCACCCAAACGGGCTTTAAAATCTTTTTATAACCAAAAAGTTGAAGGGATTTTTCCATCACTTGATATCCCTGACAGCAAGAATGCATACAAGACAATTCCCATCCACCACAAGACTGCTTTTGCATTCACTGTAAAGAGTAAAACACCGCCCGCAAACATCTCAGAACTCAAAGGACTGATAATAGGCCTGACCAGAGGTTATTCATACCCCAAAAGTATAACCGAAAACCCCTTAATCAAAGTGGACTGGGCAGACAGCTTTCCGGCAAGTCTTAATAAACTGCTGCTGGGACGCATTGACTGCTTTATCGGTGATCCCGATATTACCATCAAAGTAATTCAAAAAATGCACCTGCAACTAAGCTATAACTTGAAGCACCCTCTTTTCAAGGAGCCGGCTGTCATAGCTTTTCAACGCACGCCCAAAGGGGCCATGCAGGCCAAAGATTTCAACCGAGTTTTAAAAAATATGGAAAAGGACGGCACTATGGCAAAAATCAAGTTCAGGCTTTTAGACGTAGCACATCTTAATCCGTAA